One window from the genome of Saimiri boliviensis isolate mSaiBol1 chromosome 2, mSaiBol1.pri, whole genome shotgun sequence encodes:
- the CAMSAP1 gene encoding calmodulin-regulated spectrin-associated protein 1 isoform X3, producing the protein MADSLYNIRLLREFSNEYLNKCFYLTLEDMLYAPLVLKPNVMVFIAELFWWFENVKPDFVQPRDVQELKDAKTVLHQKSSRPPVPISNATKRSFLGSPASGSLADLQPPAQLPAEGCHRHYLHPEEPEYLGKGTAAFSPSHPLLPLRQKQQKSMQGEDTPDQRHRSNSLTRVDGQPRGAAIAWPEKKTRPASQPTPFALHHAASCEVDPSSGDSVSLARSISKDSLASNIVNLTPQNQPHPTATKTHGKSLLNNVSIEDEEEELVAIVRADVAPQSADPEFPRASPRASVLTASAQSPQGQLDTLESKPDSFFLEPLMPAVLKPTKEKQVITKEDERGEGRPRSIASRRPSEGPQPLVRRKVTGSRDLNRTFTPIPCSEFPVGMDPTETGPQSVETAGEVCGGPLALGRFDQFPQGPSTDGFFLHVGRADEDSEGRLYVSCSKSPNSHDSEPWTLLRQDSDSDVVDLEEAEHDFMGEAHPVVLSKYVGEEESAKLQEDMKVKEHEDKDDASGRSSPCLSTASQMSSVSMASGSVKMTSFAERKLQRLNSCETKSSTSSSQKTTPDASESCPAPLTTWRQKREQSPGRHGRDPASLLASELVQLHMQLEEKRRAIEAQKKKMEALSARQRLKLGKAAFLHVVKKGKAEAAPPLRPEHFTKEYSQHNGEECEDGVSKTEDFLVKEEQREELLHEPQDVDKESLAFAQQHKAKDPVALQELERNKVISAALLEDTVGEVVDMNECDLSIEKLNETISTLQQAILKISQQQEQLLMKSPTVPVPGSKNNSQDHKVKAPVHFVEPLSPTGMAGHRKAPRLGQGRNSRSGRPSELKVPKDRPQGSSRSKTPTPSIETLPHLRPFPASSHPWTPTDPSLEGAPEPSGDPHGKCLFDSYRLHDENNQRTLTLSSAKDANILSEQMSLKEVLDASVKEAGPGSSDISGKESVHVEEPLRSRASLIEVDLSDLKAPDEDGELASLDGSADLISEGDQKPGVGFFFKDEQKAEDELAKKRAAFLLKQQRKAEEARVRKQQLEAEVELKRDEARRKAEEDRVRKEEEKARRELIKQEYLRRKQQQILEEQGLGKPKSKPKKPRPKSVHREESCSDSGTKCSSTPDNLSRTQSGSSLSLASAATTEPESVHSGGTPSQRVESMEALPILSRNPSRSTDRDWETASAASSLASVAEYTGPKLFKEPSSKSNKPIIHNAISHCCLAGKVNEPHKNSILEELEKCDANHYIILFRDAGCQFRALYCYYPDTEEIYKLTGTGPKNITKKMIDKLYKYSSDRKQFNLIPAKTMSVSVDALTIHNHLWQPKRPAVPKKAQTRK; encoded by the exons ATGGCTGACAGTCTGTATAATATACGGCTTCTGAGAGAATTCTCCAATGAAtatcttaataaatgtttttatcttaCCTTGGAAGATATGCTGTATGCGCCCTTGGTGTTGAAG ccAAATGTTATGGTTTTCATTGCGGAGCTTTTTTGGTGGTTTGAGAATGTCAAGCCAGATTTCGTTCAGCCCAGGGATGTTCAGGAACTGAAAGACG CTAAAACAGTGTTACACCAGAAAAGCAGCCGGCCTCCTGTACCTATCTCCAATGCAACCAAACGCAGTTTCCTAGGCAGCCCTGCCTCAGGGTCCCTGGCTGACCTGCAACCCCCTGCGCAGCTGCCGGCGGAAGGCTGTCACAGGCACTACCTGCACCCTGAGGAGCCTGAATACCT TGGGAAAGGAACTGCGGCCTTCAGCCCATCCCATCCTTTATTGCCACTGCGACAGAAACAGCAAAAATCCATGCAGGGAGAGGACACCCCTG ATCAGCGACATCGATCGAATTCTTTGACCCGAGTTGATGGTCAGCCTCGAGGAGCAGCAATAGcatggccagaaaaaaaaaccag GCCCGCGTCCCAGCCGACGCCTTTTGCTTTGCATCATGCTGCGAGTTGTGAAGTGGATCCCAGCTCTGGCGACAGCGTCAGCTTGGCCCGCTCCATCAGCAAAGACAGTTTGGCATCCAATATTGTTAATCTGACCCCACAGAACCAGCCACACCCCACGGCCACGAAGACCCACGGGAAGAGCCTCCTGAACAATGTCAGTAttgaggatgaggaagaggagctCGTGGCTATTGTTAGAGCAGATGTGGCTCCCCAGAGTGCTGACCCGGAGTTCCCCAGGGCCTCACCCCGGGCCTCAGTTCTTACAGCAAGTGCCCAGTCTCCCCAGGGACAGCTGGACACCTTGGAAAGTAAGCCTGACAGTTTTTTCTTAGAGCCTTTGATGCCAGCGGTGCTTAAGCCAACGAAAGAGAAGCAGGTGATCACCAAGGAGGATGAACGGGGGGAAGGGAGACCGAGGAGCATTGCGTCCAGGAGGCCCAGCGAGGGCCCCCAGCCTTTGGTACGAAGGAAAGTGACTGGCAGTCGTGACTTGAATAGGACTTTTACCCCGATTCCTTGCTCAGAATTTCCCGTGGGCATGGACCCCACTGAGACAGGACCGCAGTCAGTGGAAACCGCAGGAGAGGTGTGTGGTGGGCCTCTGGCCCTCGGCAGATTCGATCAGTTCCCCCAGGGACCATCCACAGATGGCTTCTTCCTTCACGTAGGCAGGGCTGATGAGGACTCCGAGGGAAGGTTGTATGTTAGTTGTTCAAAAAGCCCCAACTCCCACGATTCAGAGCCGTGGACTCTCCTCAGGCAGGATTCTGACTCGGATGTGGTGGACCTAGAGGAGGCTGAGCATGATTTCATGGGTGAGGCCCATCCTGTGGTTCTCAGCAAATACGTCGGGGAGGAAGAGTCGGCCAAGCTGCAGGAGGACATGAAGGTGAAGGAACACGAAGACAAAGATGATGCCAGTGGCCGCTCGAGCCCCTGCCTGAGCACAGCGTCTCAGATGAGCAGCGTCTCCATGGCAAGTGGGAGCGTGAAGATGACCAGCTTTGCGGAGAGGAAGCTCCAGAGACTCAACAGCTGTGAAACCAAGTCTAGCACCAGCAGCTCCCAGAAAACCACGCCAGACGCGTCCGAGAGCTGCCCCGCTCCTCTGACGACGTGGAGGCAGAAGAGGGAACAGAGCCCGGGCCGGCATGGCAGGGACCCCGCCAGCCTCCTGGCATCCGAGCTAGTGCAGCTGCACATGCAGCTGGAGGAGAAGCGCAGGGCCATCGAGGCCCAGAAGAAGAAGATGGAGGCGCTGTCGGCGAGGCAGCGCTTGAAGCTAGGCAAGGCTGCATTCCTGCATGTGGTGAAGAAGGGCAAGGCTGAGGCCGCCCCACCCCTCAGGCCGGAGCACTTTACAAAGGAGTACTCCCAGCACAACGGGGAGGAGTGTGAGGATGGCGTCTCCAAAACCGAAGACTTTCTTgtgaaggaggagcagagagaggagCTCCTTCACGAGCCTCAGGATGTGGACAAAGAGAGCCTGGCCTTTGCTCAACAGCATAAAGCAAAAgaccctgtggctctgcaggagCTGGAGAGAAATAAGGTGATCTCCGCCGCCCTCCTGGAGGACACTGTCGGGGAGGTTGTCGACATGAACGAATGTGACCTTTCCATTGAGAAGCTCAACGAAACCATCAGTACGCTGCAGCAGGCCATCCTGAAAATCTCTCAGCAGCAGGAGCAGCTTCTCATGAAGTCCCCCACGGTCCCAGTGCCAGGCTCTAAGAATAACTCGCAGGACCACAAAGTGAAGGCGCCGGTCCACTTCGTGGAGCCACTCTCTCCCACGGGCATGGCTGGCCACCGCAAAGCCCCCCGACTGGGTCAGGGCCGGAATTCCCGTTCCGGAAGGCCGTCAGAGCTTAAGGTCCCGAAAGACAGGCCACAAGGCTCCTCCCGAAGTAAAACCCCGACGCCCAGTATAGAGACACTCCCGCACTTGAGACCCTTCCCTGCCAGCAGCCACCCTTGGACCCCCACAGATCCCAGCCTGGAAGGCGCCCCAGAGCCCAGTGGTGACCCTCATGGGAAGTGTCTCTTCGACAGTTACAGGCTCCACGATGAAAACAACCAGCGGACACTCACTCTGTCTTCTGCCAAAGACGCCAACATTCTGTCGGAGCAGATGAGCCTCAAAGAAGTTCTGGATGCCAGTGTGAAGGAGGCAGGGCCTGGCTCCTCAGACATCTCGGGAAAAGAGAGTGTCCATGTGGAGGAGCCCCTGAGGAGCAGGGCCAGCCTCATTGAAGTGGACCTCTCTGACCTGAAGGCCCCTGACGAGGACGGGGAGCTGGCAAGCCTCGATGGTTCGGCGGACCTCATCAGCGAAGGCGACCAGAAGCCGGGGGTCGGCTTCTTCTTCAAG GATGAACAGAAAGCAGAAGATGAGCTTGCCAAGAAGCGGGCGGCCTTCCTCCTGAAGCAGCAGCGTAAGGCCGAGGAGGCCCGCGTGCGCAAGCAGcagctggaggcagaggtggagctCAAGCGCGATGAAGCCCG GCGCAAAGCTGAGGAAGACCGGGTccggaaggaggaggagaaggcgcGGCGCGAGCTCATCAAGCAGGAGTACTTGCGGAGGAAGCAGCAGCAGATCTTGGAGGAGCAGGGGCTCGGCAAGCCCAAGTCAAAGCCCAAGAAGCCGCGGCCGAAGTCGGTGCACCGGGAGGAGTCCTGCAGCGACTCGGGCACCAAGTGCTCCTCCACCC CTGATAACTTGAGCCGGACTCAGTCAGGCTCCAGCCTGTCATTGGCCTCGGCGGCGACGACGGAACCCGAGAGCGTTCATTCCGGGGGCACACCCTCTCAGCG AGTGGAATCCATGGAAGCCTTGCCCATACTGAGCCGGAACCCGAGCCGGAGCACGGACCGAGACTGGGAGACCGCGTCGGCGGCGTCTTCCCTGGCCTCGGTGGCTGAGTACACAG GCCCCAAGCTCTTCAAGGAGCCCAGCAGCAAATCAAACAAGCCGATTATTCACAATGCCATATCCCATTGCTGCCTGGCCGGAAAAGTGAATGAACCCCACAAGAATTCCATACTGGAG GAGCTGGAGAAGTGTGATGCCAATCACTACATCATCCTGTTTCGTGATGCTGGCTGCCAGTTCAGGGCGCTTTACTGCTACTATCCTGACACTGAGGAAATCTACAAACTCACTGGCACGGGGCCAAAGaacatcaccaagaaaatgatCGACAAACTGTATAAATACAGCTCAGACCGAAAACAGTTTAACTTGATCCCAGCTAAAACCATGTCTGTCAGTGTGGACGCACTCACAATTCACAACCACCTGTGGCAGCCCAAGCGGCCCGCAGTGCCAAAGAAGGCCCAGACTCGTAAATGA